A stretch of the Asticcacaulis sp. ZE23SCel15 genome encodes the following:
- a CDS encoding cation:proton antiporter has product MSAQPASPDIWAHTIEVITTTLSGHGPNGAFTPTDFSVHFFLQLCLIIFTCRVVGWLGQRFLGQPQVVGEMIAGVVLGPSLLGFLLPELQGTIFPKETKNVLYVGAQLGVGLYMFLVGTSFRADHFAKKGKSAMAVSLSGITVPFLMAILITPWLMTVPGLFAEGISQFNATLFLGACIALTAFPMLARIINERGLANSSLGTLSLTAGAFDDAVSWCVLAVVLATFGGGPGVAVVAIVGGVAWTIFVVTIGKRLLAPLGRMVERDGEMSYSVLAITLMAFFISAFVMDAVGIHAIFGGFILGVVMPRGKFAEEMKKKVEPLAVIMLLPMFFTYSGLNTRLDMVNSVQLLVIALAILAVSVLAKFGACYAAARLSGEDNRTALGIGALMNSRGLMELIIINIGLQKGIIGPALFSMLVLMAIVTTVMASPLFEAVYGKKARESGELDAVPDNSASS; this is encoded by the coding sequence ATGTCTGCACAGCCTGCATCGCCTGATATATGGGCACATACTATCGAAGTTATTACGACGACGCTTTCGGGCCACGGGCCAAACGGTGCCTTTACGCCGACCGATTTCAGCGTCCATTTTTTCCTTCAGCTCTGTCTGATCATATTTACCTGCCGTGTGGTGGGGTGGCTGGGTCAGCGGTTTCTGGGCCAGCCGCAAGTCGTTGGTGAAATGATCGCCGGTGTTGTTTTAGGCCCATCGCTTTTGGGTTTTTTGCTGCCTGAACTACAGGGCACCATCTTCCCCAAGGAAACCAAGAATGTGCTCTATGTCGGGGCGCAACTGGGCGTCGGGCTTTATATGTTTCTGGTCGGGACTTCGTTCCGTGCCGATCACTTTGCCAAAAAAGGCAAAAGCGCCATGGCAGTGTCCCTATCCGGCATAACTGTGCCGTTCCTGATGGCGATCCTGATTACGCCGTGGCTGATGACGGTGCCGGGCCTGTTTGCCGAAGGTATTTCGCAGTTTAACGCGACCCTGTTCCTGGGGGCCTGTATCGCGCTGACCGCGTTTCCGATGCTGGCGCGTATTATCAATGAGCGCGGCCTTGCCAATTCGTCGCTGGGGACTTTGTCACTGACGGCGGGCGCGTTTGATGATGCCGTGTCGTGGTGCGTGCTGGCGGTGGTGCTGGCGACCTTTGGTGGTGGCCCCGGTGTGGCGGTCGTGGCGATTGTCGGCGGTGTGGCGTGGACTATCTTTGTGGTCACGATCGGCAAGCGCTTGCTGGCGCCACTGGGTCGCATGGTCGAGCGCGACGGCGAGATGAGCTATTCGGTGCTGGCGATCACCCTGATGGCGTTTTTCATTTCGGCCTTTGTCATGGACGCCGTCGGTATCCATGCCATCTTCGGCGGCTTTATTCTTGGGGTCGTTATGCCGCGCGGCAAGTTTGCTGAGGAGATGAAAAAGAAGGTTGAGCCGCTGGCCGTTATCATGCTGCTGCCGATGTTCTTTACCTATTCGGGCCTGAATACGCGTCTGGATATGGTCAACAGCGTGCAATTGCTGGTGATTGCTCTGGCCATTCTGGCCGTGTCTGTTCTGGCCAAGTTCGGTGCCTGCTATGCCGCCGCGCGTTTGTCGGGTGAGGATAACCGCACGGCTTTGGGGATCGGCGCGCTGATGAACTCACGCGGACTTATGGAGCTGATCATCATTAATATCGGCCTGCAAAAAGGTATTATCGGGCCTGCGCTGTTCTCGATGCTGGTGCTGATGGCGATTGTCACGACGGTCATGGCATCCCCTCTGTTTGAGGCGGTTTATGGTAAAAAGGCCCGCGAGAGCGGCGAACTGGATGCCGTGCCCGATAACTCGGCCAGCAGTTAA
- a CDS encoding type II toxin-antitoxin system Phd/YefM family antitoxin, with the protein MPTLTSREFNQDVGRAKREARLEPVYITDRGRPTHVLMSFEAFRHMTGKTETIVDLLAMPEAATLTTAEDSGADWDKAGSSGLKF; encoded by the coding sequence ATGCCCACCCTTACCAGCCGCGAATTCAATCAGGATGTCGGCCGCGCCAAGCGCGAAGCCCGCCTTGAGCCGGTCTATATTACCGACCGAGGGCGGCCGACTCACGTCCTGATGAGCTTCGAGGCCTTCCGCCACATGACCGGGAAAACCGAAACCATCGTCGATCTGCTGGCCATGCCGGAGGCCGCAACCCTGACCACCGCTGAGGATTCCGGCGCTGACTGGGATAAGGCCGGATCGTCAGGCCTTAAGTTCTGA
- a CDS encoding PIN domain-containing protein: MYLLDTHIILELRKAKSGQTDKGLTTWAGGVARQNLFMSALSLIELETHVTQLTTRDKLAGAALRGWLDTQVMTAFDGHILSVDAAVAKKRAHLAISDSRDALMAATASVHGLVLVTRNAAAYKASRIKTFNPWGFTPEIAAEDSADWRQMARTGPMWFRNLFLRF, encoded by the coding sequence ATGTACCTGCTCGACACCCACATCATTCTGGAACTGCGCAAAGCAAAATCCGGTCAGACGGATAAGGGCCTGACCACCTGGGCGGGCGGCGTGGCGCGCCAGAACCTGTTTATGTCAGCCCTAAGCCTGATCGAGCTTGAAACCCACGTCACCCAGCTTACCACCCGCGACAAGCTTGCCGGTGCCGCGCTGCGCGGCTGGCTGGACACTCAGGTCATGACGGCCTTTGATGGCCATATCCTGTCGGTTGATGCGGCGGTCGCCAAAAAACGCGCGCACTTAGCCATCAGCGACAGCCGTGATGCCCTGATGGCCGCAACAGCCTCTGTGCACGGGCTGGTTCTGGTGACGCGCAATGCCGCTGCCTATAAGGCCAGCCGCATCAAGACCTTCAATCCGTGGGGCTTCACCCCCGAAATTGCCGCCGAAGACAGCGCAGACTGGCGCCAGATGGCCAGAACCGGCCCGATGTGGTTTAGGAACCTGTTCCTGCGGTTTTAG
- a CDS encoding Crp/Fnr family transcriptional regulator, which translates to MIRRLSVGNGYGASGTGPDIGDSNLLKALKAADRALLEPHLERLSVDAGTVLVEAGDNVKYAYFPCGPTLVSFMVLLDDARGVETALVGREGAVGGIVSQGRLPAYARAMVQFSGPMLRIDAVQLEKAKAQSATLRHFFARYADCLLAQVFQGVACNATHSIEQRTAKWLCAAIDRTGDHEVPLTQEQLAGMLGVGRSYVGRVIGAMKRRGTLETLRGRLRIKGLEELEGLSCGCNNLVRAHFEDVLKGVYPSEGEA; encoded by the coding sequence ATGATCAGGCGGTTGTCGGTAGGCAATGGCTATGGGGCCAGCGGAACAGGCCCTGATATAGGTGATAGCAATCTGTTGAAGGCGTTAAAAGCCGCCGACCGGGCGCTGCTGGAGCCGCATCTGGAACGCTTAAGCGTCGATGCCGGGACGGTGCTGGTTGAGGCCGGTGATAATGTCAAATATGCCTATTTTCCGTGTGGGCCGACGCTGGTTTCATTCATGGTCTTATTGGATGATGCCCGCGGTGTGGAGACGGCGCTGGTCGGTCGCGAAGGGGCGGTCGGTGGCATTGTCAGTCAGGGGCGCCTACCGGCCTATGCGCGCGCGATGGTGCAGTTTTCCGGGCCTATGCTGCGTATTGACGCGGTGCAACTGGAAAAAGCTAAGGCTCAATCGGCCACCTTGCGCCATTTCTTTGCCCGTTACGCCGATTGCCTGCTGGCTCAGGTGTTTCAGGGTGTGGCCTGCAACGCCACCCATTCGATCGAACAACGCACCGCCAAATGGCTATGCGCTGCCATTGACCGTACCGGCGACCATGAGGTGCCTCTGACGCAGGAACAACTGGCCGGAATGTTGGGGGTCGGTCGCAGCTATGTGGGGCGGGTGATCGGGGCCATGAAGCGGCGCGGCACGCTGGAGACCCTGCGCGGGCGGTTGCGCATTAAGGGCCTTGAGGAACTGGAGGGCCTGTCGTGCGGCTGCAATAATCTTGTGCGGGCCCATTTCGAGGACGTGCTCAAGGGCGTTTATCCGTCTGAGGGTGAGGCCTAG
- a CDS encoding ATP-binding protein translates to MPYKQREELSEFELDAALQTCEREPIHIPGSIQPYGLLFAIRPEGRVIVQVSANVEVILGAVPPDLLGTSLDDLIGKAQVDYLLQVARDGELQPMRSTVVRLGERDFDAICHYSGPLLVVELEFRHQALLPDHAFHDEMRTFTIGIRAPRTLNELFDYVTASVRDITGFDRVMLYRFDDVWNGQVVSESRADHMPSYLGLHFPASDIPAQARALYMKSFIRQISDISYAPVALVPDLNPETGAPLDMSLCMLRSVSPIHVQYLANMGVKASMSISVFQNGRFWGLIACHHNSPHHVPYTVRLVSEIMGHVFSAHLSSMSELADITAREQRKSILERISTALLGNHELSELIGRQHLDIMDALKADGLTIWRRDRCDSFGRMPPKAAIEQLVNWLDSHSPASVFKTRTVDRFFADKNDLREWKGGLLAAPINMGRGEYIIWRRDSQVEKVTWAGKPEKTLTETRAGHRLMPRSSFKVWKEEVQNDAVDWSLDDIEMVHAIIGILAQNARLNADRANAAKTEFLAHMSYELRTPLNAIIGIAAILERQGNFTDKQKQLVSTLGVSSDALLNIINNSLDLSKIEAGELTLETRATDIRRELGDVATMLTPRALEKNIALRTTIASDVPEYFLSDVVRLRQILVNLVGNAIKYTDTGQVNIAVDCLSDKGGAWLTLTIADTGIGMSEDQIARIFNPYAQADDTITRRFGGTGLGLTITKKLVELMSGDIKVESRLGQGSTFEVRLPLISHIATAHPPKVSTPTPRPAKASSIVMPGKRVPNRRNILLVEDYEANVLVARTLLENLGYEIDIAKDGEAAVSAFARGSYDLILMDINLPRLNGYEATQAIRRLEADSLKVKTSGQGARIIGMTAHALGDAAQKCYDMGMDGYIAKPFSLDDFEQIVAKFSSESAG, encoded by the coding sequence ATGCCGTATAAACAGCGGGAAGAACTGAGTGAGTTTGAACTGGACGCGGCGCTGCAAACCTGCGAGCGCGAACCTATCCACATTCCGGGCTCCATTCAGCCTTATGGCCTGCTGTTTGCCATCCGCCCCGAAGGCCGCGTCATCGTGCAGGTCAGCGCCAATGTTGAGGTCATTTTGGGCGCAGTCCCACCCGATTTGCTCGGCACCTCACTTGATGATCTTATCGGCAAGGCGCAGGTTGATTATCTGCTGCAAGTCGCCCGCGACGGCGAGCTTCAGCCGATGCGCTCAACGGTCGTCAGACTGGGCGAGCGCGATTTCGACGCCATTTGCCATTATTCCGGCCCGCTACTGGTTGTTGAGCTTGAATTTCGCCATCAGGCTCTTCTGCCCGACCACGCGTTCCATGATGAAATGCGCACCTTTACCATTGGCATCCGTGCGCCGCGCACCCTGAACGAACTGTTCGATTACGTCACCGCCAGTGTCCGCGATATCACCGGCTTTGACCGGGTGATGCTCTACAGGTTCGATGATGTCTGGAACGGTCAGGTTGTGTCTGAATCGCGCGCCGACCATATGCCGAGCTATCTGGGCCTGCATTTTCCGGCGTCCGACATTCCGGCGCAGGCGCGCGCACTCTACATGAAAAGCTTTATCCGCCAGATATCGGATATTTCTTACGCTCCGGTGGCGCTGGTGCCCGATCTAAATCCTGAAACCGGCGCGCCGCTCGATATGTCGTTGTGCATGTTGCGCAGCGTCTCGCCCATCCATGTGCAATATCTGGCCAATATGGGTGTTAAGGCGTCCATGTCGATTTCCGTCTTTCAGAACGGACGGTTCTGGGGACTGATTGCCTGCCACCACAATTCGCCGCATCACGTTCCCTACACCGTGCGGCTGGTATCGGAAATCATGGGCCATGTGTTCTCCGCCCACCTGTCGTCGATGAGCGAATTGGCCGATATCACCGCCAGAGAACAGCGCAAGTCGATCCTTGAGCGGATATCCACCGCCCTGCTCGGCAATCACGAGCTATCCGAACTGATCGGCCGTCAGCATCTCGATATCATGGATGCGCTCAAAGCCGATGGCCTGACCATCTGGCGGCGCGACCGCTGCGACAGCTTCGGACGGATGCCACCCAAAGCCGCCATTGAACAACTGGTCAACTGGCTGGATAGCCATAGTCCGGCGTCTGTGTTCAAAACCCGCACCGTTGATCGCTTCTTTGCCGACAAGAATGACCTGCGTGAATGGAAAGGCGGACTGTTGGCCGCCCCGATCAATATGGGCCGCGGGGAATACATCATCTGGCGGCGGGATAGTCAGGTCGAGAAGGTCACCTGGGCCGGCAAGCCTGAGAAGACCCTGACCGAGACCCGCGCCGGGCATCGGCTGATGCCGCGCAGTTCGTTCAAGGTATGGAAAGAAGAAGTTCAGAACGACGCCGTGGACTGGTCGCTGGATGATATCGAAATGGTCCACGCCATTATCGGCATATTGGCGCAAAATGCCCGCCTCAATGCCGACCGCGCCAATGCCGCCAAGACCGAGTTCCTGGCCCATATGAGTTATGAATTACGCACGCCGCTCAATGCCATCATCGGTATTGCCGCCATCTTAGAGCGGCAGGGCAATTTCACCGACAAACAAAAACAGCTCGTGTCTACGCTAGGGGTCAGTTCCGATGCCCTGCTCAACATTATCAACAATTCACTCGACCTGTCCAAGATCGAGGCGGGCGAACTGACGCTGGAAACGCGGGCTACAGACATCCGCCGCGAACTGGGCGATGTGGCAACCATGCTGACGCCGCGCGCGCTTGAAAAGAACATTGCCCTGCGCACTACTATTGCGTCCGACGTGCCTGAGTATTTCCTGAGCGATGTGGTCAGATTGCGCCAGATTCTGGTCAATCTGGTCGGCAATGCCATCAAATATACCGATACCGGGCAGGTCAATATCGCCGTAGACTGCCTGTCCGATAAGGGCGGTGCCTGGCTGACGCTCACGATTGCCGACACCGGCATCGGCATGTCCGAAGATCAGATCGCGCGTATCTTCAACCCCTATGCCCAGGCCGATGACACCATCACCCGCCGCTTTGGCGGTACAGGGCTTGGGCTGACCATTACCAAGAAACTGGTTGAGCTGATGTCGGGCGATATAAAGGTCGAAAGCCGCTTGGGTCAGGGCAGCACATTTGAAGTGCGCCTTCCGCTCATCAGCCATATCGCTACCGCCCATCCGCCCAAGGTCAGTACCCCCACCCCACGGCCGGCCAAGGCATCCTCCATCGTCATGCCGGGTAAAAGGGTGCCCAACCGGCGCAATATCCTGCTGGTCGAAGACTATGAGGCCAATGTGCTGGTGGCGCGCACCCTGCTGGAAAATCTGGGCTATGAGATCGACATCGCCAAGGATGGCGAAGCGGCGGTTTCGGCCTTTGCACGCGGCAGCTATGACCTGATCCTGATGGATATCAACCTGCCGCGCCTTAATGGTTATGAGGCCACGCAGGCCATCCGCCGCCTTGAGGCCGACAGCCTTAAGGTCAAGACATCGGGCCAGGGCGCGCGCATCATCGGCATGACCGCCCATGCGCTGGGGGATGCCGCGCAAAAGTGCTATGACATGGGCATGGACGGCTATATTGCCAAACCGTTCAGCCTTGATGATTTCGAGCAGATCGTGGCGAAATTCTCCTCTGAAAGCGCCGGATGA
- a CDS encoding biliverdin-producing heme oxygenase, translated as MNWLERVRDTTREAHEALHHHPLLAPLSGTGLTRARLGSILQAFDVYYRSAEAAITMAVPADLPHAPVRDWLAKDMAALDIAPLDVAFYVPPINTPSRLIGYLYTKQGSTLGGRVISKHIERQLGLLPLTDQRFFAGYGPENGAHWKRFTDYVSAHEAGLDHDQVITAACEAFDGIGRACDQVFTRLSELTSVSH; from the coding sequence ATGAACTGGTTGGAACGGGTGCGCGACACCACACGCGAAGCTCACGAAGCCCTGCACCACCATCCGCTTTTGGCCCCGCTGTCGGGGACGGGCCTGACACGGGCGCGATTGGGGTCGATCCTTCAGGCGTTTGATGTCTATTATCGTTCCGCTGAGGCCGCCATCACTATGGCCGTGCCCGCAGACCTGCCCCACGCACCGGTGCGCGACTGGCTGGCGAAGGATATGGCCGCGCTGGACATTGCGCCGCTTGACGTTGCCTTCTACGTGCCACCGATCAATACGCCATCACGCCTGATCGGCTATCTCTATACCAAGCAGGGCTCAACCCTAGGCGGGCGGGTGATCAGCAAACATATTGAGCGGCAATTGGGTTTACTCCCCCTAACCGATCAGCGCTTTTTTGCAGGCTACGGGCCTGAAAATGGTGCCCACTGGAAGCGCTTCACCGACTATGTGAGCGCTCACGAAGCGGGACTTGATCATGATCAGGTCATAACCGCTGCCTGTGAGGCTTTTGACGGCATAGGCCGGGCCTGCGATCAGGTGTTTACGCGTCTATCTGAGCTGACATCCGTTTCTCATTGA
- a CDS encoding exonuclease domain-containing protein, whose protein sequence is MQALLPPTYYHTHFREMMAFVTGLYGDGLGLDEREFMARFARLGEPAQCLYIRMVNRKTAIFRMRDLNYPEIGDIAAAMDQLTERGFVRGLECGDYRACLEGMTKPDLVRLARVEGLPDMRTTWSKGDMVAYVHDLLSYDNFAEIEDTAASFVPHFRERVGFLLYLYFGKLNDNLIDFTLRDLGILSVKGRETHAARFDSVDDARAGYFYRQRLSELKTKVIDPHPLAAQIEAFPAALSDHSQALRNRLLHRLGQGFEARKEYVRALDLYGRAQGFDSQERRIRLLYAQGAVEEVKALLDDIMANPAHDEAYIFADDFYNRKFGGRRTGVLTDLLRSGRTVVVDDLYRGYPEAGAIQALSAEGWRGYHVENTLWPSLFWRVFHDELSAAPVCNDFDPVPKCLRDGRFHIDYAQAVAAKLLAVRDGHITDILTPSTPPDQEGERLWDEVIDAFVAAADPHAVATVLEAFAHNYYGLRDGFPDLLLISGDEVRFVEVKAEGDQIRRNQLARLNLLKSAGFDVEIVRLSYRVDPQQTYVVVDVETTGGRSIYDRVTEIGAVKVRGGKVIDVWQSLINPKRPIPAFITELTGITHDMVRDAPTFDQVADGFAEFMEGAIFVAHNVNFDYGFISAEYRRIGRGFKYPKLCTVASMRKYYPGLSAYGLAPLSREFGIELIGHHRALNDAHAAAGLLALVNEKRMSAQIDA, encoded by the coding sequence GTGCAAGCCCTCTTACCGCCGACCTACTACCACACCCATTTCCGGGAGATGATGGCGTTTGTCACCGGTTTATACGGCGACGGGCTGGGGTTGGATGAGCGCGAATTTATGGCGCGCTTTGCGCGGCTGGGTGAACCGGCGCAATGTCTTTATATCCGCATGGTCAATCGCAAGACGGCGATTTTCCGGATGCGCGATCTCAACTATCCGGAAATCGGTGATATCGCCGCCGCTATGGATCAACTCACCGAACGCGGCTTTGTGCGCGGGCTGGAATGTGGCGATTACCGCGCCTGCCTTGAGGGGATGACCAAGCCTGATCTGGTGCGGCTGGCCAGAGTGGAGGGCCTGCCCGATATGCGCACCACCTGGTCGAAGGGCGATATGGTCGCCTATGTCCATGACCTGTTGAGCTATGATAATTTTGCGGAAATAGAAGACACCGCGGCCAGTTTCGTGCCGCACTTTCGCGAGCGGGTCGGGTTTTTGCTCTACCTCTATTTTGGCAAGCTTAATGACAATCTGATCGATTTTACCCTGCGTGATCTGGGCATTTTGTCGGTTAAGGGGCGCGAGACCCATGCCGCACGGTTCGATAGCGTTGACGATGCGCGGGCCGGTTATTTCTATCGTCAGCGCTTAAGCGAGCTAAAGACCAAGGTCATCGATCCCCATCCTTTGGCGGCGCAGATCGAGGCGTTTCCGGCGGCCCTGAGCGATCACAGTCAGGCTTTGCGCAATCGCCTCCTGCACCGGCTGGGGCAGGGGTTTGAGGCGCGCAAAGAGTACGTGCGCGCGCTTGATCTCTATGGCCGCGCGCAAGGCTTTGACAGCCAGGAACGGCGTATCCGGCTGCTGTATGCGCAAGGGGCCGTCGAGGAGGTCAAGGCGCTGCTGGATGATATCATGGCCAATCCGGCCCATGACGAAGCCTATATCTTTGCCGACGATTTCTATAACCGCAAATTCGGCGGGCGGCGGACCGGTGTGCTCACTGATTTGCTGCGCTCAGGCCGGACGGTGGTGGTCGATGATCTATATCGCGGTTATCCCGAAGCCGGGGCCATTCAGGCGCTGAGCGCCGAAGGCTGGCGCGGTTATCATGTCGAAAACACCCTGTGGCCTTCGCTATTCTGGCGGGTATTTCATGACGAACTAAGCGCCGCGCCGGTGTGCAATGATTTCGATCCGGTGCCGAAATGTCTGCGCGACGGCCGGTTTCATATCGATTATGCGCAAGCCGTGGCGGCAAAGCTTTTGGCGGTGCGGGACGGACACATCACCGACATTTTGACGCCGTCCACCCCGCCGGATCAGGAGGGGGAGCGCCTGTGGGATGAGGTGATCGACGCCTTTGTGGCCGCCGCTGACCCTCACGCCGTGGCCACGGTGCTTGAGGCGTTCGCGCACAACTATTACGGCCTGCGCGATGGCTTTCCGGATCTGCTACTGATCAGCGGCGACGAAGTGCGCTTTGTTGAAGTTAAGGCCGAGGGCGATCAGATCCGGCGCAACCAGTTGGCGCGGCTGAATCTGTTGAAATCTGCGGGCTTTGACGTTGAAATTGTGCGCCTCAGCTACCGCGTTGATCCGCAGCAAACCTATGTGGTGGTCGATGTGGAAACGACTGGCGGGCGCAGCATCTATGACCGCGTGACTGAAATCGGCGCGGTTAAGGTGCGCGGCGGTAAGGTCATCGATGTCTGGCAAAGCCTGATCAATCCTAAGCGGCCAATCCCCGCCTTTATCACTGAACTGACCGGCATTACCCATGACATGGTGCGTGACGCGCCGACCTTTGATCAGGTGGCTGATGGGTTTGCGGAGTTTATGGAGGGCGCGATCTTCGTCGCCCACAATGTCAATTTCGATTACGGTTTTATCTCAGCCGAATACCGGCGCATCGGTCGCGGATTCAAATACCCAAAGCTGTGTACCGTTGCGTCGATGCGCAAATATTATCCCGGTCTGTCAGCCTATGGTCTGGCGCCGCTATCGCGGGAATTTGGCATTGAGTTGATCGGCCATCACCGGGCGTTGAACGACGCCCATGCGGCAGCGGGGCTGTTGGCACTGGTCAATGAGAAACGGATGTCAGCTCAGATAGACGCGTAA